Proteins encoded together in one Bacteroidota bacterium window:
- a CDS encoding T9SS type A sorting domain-containing protein, whose amino-acid sequence MKRAKPILVFLVLLLAAASYLQAQTTYTWNGSDDFFWSTPENWTPSGPPTAADDVIIPSGTPDKPYCLAGDACNSITFNAVFPQSATIRNYSNLTITSGTVTYNRYITCPSHYHYLSSPVSSPNTWGGAGGIFSDEMHTFVRSWDEPSQMWVNHTNAQAPAVYKGYSFYSDGDAGSCDNLATFVGTPVLPLPAKTVTIVKTLNTALSGFNLIGNPFLGAINCGQIFTQGSQINNFIYIYDGVEGGYDSFSNDGDPGNDDFTNINPCQGFFVQRSGGAGSGTFTYPTAVYHQTDPFLKNIQEPVNYLYVRVNGNETFYSDAKIMIRSGASAALDPMEDGHFLGGDELAPQLYSMTSDNYKTMHNVYPPEPNTVVPLGFYTGYDDSFTMTFSYLESFPPETGFILEDLKTGTTHNLRDNPEYTFAYTVNDDPDRFLLHIDGLTGIDNPVAHENVKIITTGNQVNIHSNGLQGEVMVYNMVGQQIHHTELAGGEISFTVEKPGIYIVNIISEDAESNHKIYIH is encoded by the coding sequence ATGAAAAGAGCAAAACCAATTCTGGTATTTTTAGTCCTGTTACTTGCTGCCGCAAGTTATCTGCAGGCACAAACCACTTACACCTGGAATGGAAGTGACGATTTCTTCTGGAGTACACCGGAAAACTGGACTCCCAGTGGTCCACCCACGGCTGCGGATGATGTTATTATTCCCAGCGGAACTCCAGATAAGCCTTATTGTCTTGCCGGTGATGCATGTAATTCAATTACCTTTAATGCCGTTTTTCCTCAAAGCGCTACAATCAGGAATTACAGTAACCTGACAATCACTTCGGGAACAGTAACTTACAATCGTTACATAACCTGTCCTTCGCATTATCATTATTTATCTTCACCGGTAAGTTCACCCAATACCTGGGGGGGAGCCGGTGGAATTTTTTCCGATGAGATGCATACGTTTGTCAGGTCGTGGGATGAACCTTCCCAGATGTGGGTGAACCACACAAACGCTCAGGCTCCTGCAGTGTATAAGGGTTATAGCTTTTACAGCGATGGGGATGCCGGTTCGTGTGACAACCTGGCCACTTTTGTCGGTACTCCGGTTCTTCCATTACCCGCAAAAACAGTTACCATTGTAAAAACCCTGAATACGGCCCTTTCAGGATTTAACTTAATCGGGAATCCTTTCCTGGGTGCTATTAATTGTGGACAAATATTTACACAGGGAAGTCAGATTAATAATTTTATTTATATCTACGATGGAGTTGAAGGAGGATACGATAGCTTCTCGAACGATGGAGATCCCGGAAATGATGACTTCACAAATATTAATCCATGTCAGGGATTTTTTGTCCAGAGATCGGGAGGAGCGGGTTCAGGTACTTTTACATATCCGACAGCAGTGTACCACCAAACAGACCCCTTCCTCAAAAATATTCAAGAGCCTGTTAATTACCTCTATGTCAGGGTTAATGGAAATGAAACCTTTTACAGTGATGCCAAGATCATGATCAGATCCGGGGCTTCTGCTGCATTGGATCCCATGGAAGACGGGCATTTCCTCGGAGGAGATGAATTGGCTCCCCAGCTTTATTCCATGACTTCCGATAATTACAAAACCATGCATAATGTCTATCCTCCGGAACCCAATACCGTTGTGCCTCTTGGTTTTTATACAGGATATGACGATTCTTTCACGATGACGTTTTCCTATTTAGAGTCATTTCCACCGGAAACAGGTTTTATTCTTGAAGACCTGAAAACCGGAACCACCCACAATCTCCGCGATAATCCCGAATATACTTTCGCATACACCGTTAATGATGACCCGGATCGCTTCCTCCTGCATATCGATGGTTTAACGGGGATAGATAACCCTGTTGCCCATGAAAATGTAAAAATTATTACTACCGGTAACCAGGTAAACATTCATTCCAACGGCTTACAAGGTGAGGTAATGGTTTATAATATGGTTGGACAGCAGATTCATCATACAGAATTAGCTGGCGGGGAAATTAGTTTCACGGTTGAAAAGCCGGGGATCTATATCGTCAACATTATTTCTGAAGATGCTGAAAGCAACCATAAAATATACATTCATTAA
- a CDS encoding aspartate kinase translates to MKVFKFGGASVKDASGVKNMTEILHRYRGEPLLIVVSAMGKTTNHLEALTRAYFQGLPEKMQLYHEIRDFHLAVCQDLFGRTDQKEVLNILDKLLAIIDPEQEENSAKDLLFDYVYDLIVPAGELLSTQIISSWMRESGIPHQLLDAREYILTDHTYREGKVLWDISAQKILDVIPGVLEKGQWVITQGFIGGTTDRKSVTLGREGSDYSAAIFSNILDAEACYIWKDVPGLMNADPKRIPEASKIDRISYGEAIELAYYGASVIHPKTLKPLQNKSIPLYVKSFLDPESPGTEIREELVEARESSFIFKDNQALISISPKDYSFIAEDNIYAIFGFISRYHVRVNMMQNSAISFSICIDENEKTLPLISSLSKSFNVRYNTGLQLITLRHYTPEQIEKLVKDKGVLLEQRSRTTLQMVVRV, encoded by the coding sequence ATGAAAGTATTCAAGTTTGGAGGAGCGTCGGTAAAAGATGCTTCGGGTGTAAAAAATATGACAGAAATTTTACACCGATATCGTGGCGAACCGCTACTGATCGTAGTGTCTGCGATGGGTAAAACAACCAATCATCTGGAAGCACTTACCCGGGCATATTTCCAGGGACTTCCTGAAAAAATGCAGTTATACCATGAGATCAGGGATTTTCATCTGGCTGTTTGTCAGGATCTGTTTGGCAGAACTGATCAGAAGGAAGTGTTGAATATCCTGGATAAACTTTTAGCCATCATTGACCCTGAGCAGGAAGAAAACTCAGCAAAAGACCTATTGTTTGATTATGTGTACGACCTGATCGTTCCGGCAGGAGAGTTGCTTTCCACGCAGATCATTTCCTCCTGGATGAGAGAATCGGGCATACCTCATCAACTTCTTGATGCGAGGGAATACATCCTGACTGATCATACCTACCGGGAAGGGAAGGTACTGTGGGATATCAGTGCACAAAAAATTCTGGATGTGATACCGGGCGTACTTGAAAAAGGACAGTGGGTGATCACGCAAGGGTTTATAGGCGGCACTACTGATCGCAAATCGGTTACTCTCGGAAGGGAAGGTTCCGATTATTCTGCTGCCATATTTTCAAACATTCTCGATGCAGAAGCCTGTTATATCTGGAAAGATGTACCCGGTTTAATGAATGCAGATCCCAAAAGAATACCTGAAGCAAGTAAAATCGACAGGATATCCTATGGGGAAGCGATCGAGCTGGCTTATTATGGTGCCAGCGTTATTCACCCAAAAACCCTGAAGCCCTTGCAAAACAAGAGCATTCCTCTTTATGTCAAGTCCTTCCTGGATCCGGAAAGCCCCGGTACAGAGATACGGGAAGAACTTGTAGAGGCACGGGAGAGTTCTTTTATTTTCAAAGATAATCAAGCATTAATCTCCATTTCACCCAAAGATTACTCTTTTATAGCCGAAGATAATATTTATGCAATTTTCGGTTTTATCTCCCGCTATCATGTGAGGGTCAATATGATGCAGAATTCAGCCATCAGTTTCTCCATTTGTATTGATGAAAACGAAAAAACACTGCCGCTTATATCTTCCCTTAGCAAGAGTTTTAACGTAAGGTATAATACCGGTCTTCAGTTGATTACCCTAAGGCACTATACTCCGGAACAGATTGAAAAACTTGTAAAGGACAAGGGAGTGTTGCTCGAGCAGCGTAGCCGGACGACTTTACAGATGGTCGTAAGAGTATAA
- the mfd gene encoding transcription-repair coupling factor yields the protein MKIEEFTGLFLGSSKTTQLSSLLSRSDARHVQLKGLTGSAPALLLSALSGAVDGCHLIVLNERESAAYFFNDLENIAGEKDEVFARKKILYYPTSYKRSSDYDQADKSNALARSEVFNRLSGSARRKIIVTYPEALAEKIITRQRLAKYTLKLNTGQDTSMDDLIDIMNDNGFERSDFVIMPGQFAVRGGILDVFSYSNDYPYRIEFAGDEIESIRTFDPVTQLSRENFNRITILPDVHKREVTERMATFFEFLPANSMVWMEDIQMFLDSVESERQRIVKIRDSIIHDEFIPDANTSLASQDELLNDLGSHRVIEFGKRFYRKGVPEFTFNQSPQPSFNKNFELLIRDLASNTSKGMRNLILSDNPRQIERLYAIFEDIQAKSTAETQFEFDTLNLSLHEGFLDYDLKIACYTDHQIFDRYHRFYLRDSFSRKESITLKDLYDLKPGDYVTHIDHGVGRFDGLEKIDNNGRQQEAIRIIYQNTDLLYVSIHSLHRIAKYVGKEGTPPRLDRLGSNSWNKLKAKTKNKVKDIARDLIKLYAERRASNGHSFAPDTYLQTELEASFIYEDTPDQFKATQDVKRDMQQSYPMDRLICGDVGFGKTEIAIRAAFKAVADSKQVAVLVPTTILALQHYNTFKERLKEFPANVEYMNRFKSPKEQKKIIESTANGATDILIGTHRLISKDIRFKDLGLLIIDEEQKFGVAAKERLKAIRVNVDTLTLTATPIPRTLQFSLMGARDLSIINTPPPNRYPVQTEIRSFGEDLIREAIYYEIDRGGQVFFVHNRVQNIQDVEQMLHKFCPDVRIAVAHGQMEGHKLENVMLGFINQDYDVLLATTIIESGLDIPNVNTIIINDAHNFGLSDLHQLRGRVGRTNKKAFCYLLTMPLSALTPEARKRLKAIEEFSDLGSGFNIAMRDLDIRGAGNILGAEQSGFISEIGFEMYQKILDEAILELKETDFKEFFKEEQAGRDLVSDCQIETDLELLIPDHYVTNIAERLSLYRTLDNADKESDLEEFLQALLDRFGPVPDSVKGLADAIRLRWLAKKAGFEKIILKNQRMIIQFISNQDSPYYQTSVFTGILKYVQSNPRKCLIKDKGEKLFLTLFEIRSVMQAMEEVREMLKP from the coding sequence GTGAAAATCGAAGAATTTACCGGACTCTTTCTCGGCAGCTCAAAAACTACTCAGCTAAGCTCACTTCTATCGAGAAGCGATGCGAGGCACGTTCAGCTAAAAGGCCTCACCGGCTCCGCACCCGCACTTTTGCTGTCTGCCTTATCCGGTGCAGTTGATGGATGTCATCTGATAGTATTGAATGAGAGGGAATCGGCTGCGTACTTTTTTAATGACCTTGAAAACATTGCCGGAGAAAAAGATGAAGTGTTTGCACGAAAGAAAATTTTGTATTATCCGACATCCTACAAAAGGTCCTCTGATTACGACCAGGCCGACAAATCCAATGCACTGGCCAGAAGTGAAGTTTTTAACAGGTTATCTGGCTCTGCCCGCCGTAAGATCATTGTAACCTATCCCGAAGCCCTTGCCGAAAAGATCATTACCCGCCAGCGCCTGGCTAAATATACCCTTAAACTTAATACCGGCCAGGATACATCCATGGATGATCTCATCGATATCATGAATGATAATGGATTTGAAAGATCCGACTTTGTGATTATGCCCGGACAATTTGCTGTCAGGGGAGGTATTCTCGATGTTTTCTCCTATTCCAACGATTATCCTTACCGTATCGAATTCGCCGGTGACGAGATTGAGTCTATCCGGACTTTCGACCCGGTTACACAGCTTTCACGGGAAAACTTTAACCGGATCACCATCCTGCCCGATGTGCACAAAAGAGAAGTTACCGAACGGATGGCAACCTTTTTTGAATTCCTTCCCGCTAACAGCATGGTGTGGATGGAGGATATTCAGATGTTTTTAGATAGTGTCGAGTCGGAAAGACAAAGAATAGTAAAGATCCGTGATTCGATTATCCATGATGAATTTATTCCTGATGCAAATACTTCGCTGGCCAGCCAGGATGAGCTCCTAAATGACCTCGGGTCACACAGGGTTATTGAATTCGGTAAACGTTTTTATCGTAAGGGTGTTCCGGAATTTACCTTTAACCAATCGCCCCAGCCATCCTTTAACAAAAACTTTGAACTCCTTATCCGCGACCTTGCCTCCAATACCTCCAAAGGCATGCGGAATTTGATCCTTTCGGACAATCCCAGGCAGATTGAACGCCTCTATGCCATTTTCGAAGATATTCAGGCAAAATCAACCGCTGAAACACAATTCGAATTTGACACTTTGAATCTCAGTCTTCATGAGGGTTTCCTGGATTATGACCTGAAAATAGCCTGTTATACCGATCATCAGATTTTCGACCGTTATCACCGGTTTTATTTGCGCGATTCATTTTCCAGGAAGGAATCCATTACGCTGAAAGACCTTTACGATCTCAAACCCGGTGATTATGTCACGCATATCGATCATGGGGTAGGCAGGTTTGATGGACTGGAGAAGATTGACAACAATGGCAGGCAACAGGAAGCCATACGCATTATCTACCAGAACACCGATTTGTTGTATGTCAGCATACACTCTCTTCACCGTATAGCTAAGTATGTTGGTAAAGAAGGAACTCCTCCCAGACTCGACCGGCTTGGATCAAATTCCTGGAATAAACTGAAAGCCAAAACTAAAAACAAAGTAAAGGATATTGCCAGGGATCTGATTAAATTATATGCCGAACGGCGGGCTTCCAATGGACATTCTTTTGCTCCCGACACATATTTGCAGACGGAGCTGGAAGCTTCTTTTATCTATGAAGATACACCCGATCAGTTCAAAGCAACCCAGGATGTGAAAAGAGATATGCAACAAAGTTACCCGATGGATCGCCTTATTTGTGGTGATGTGGGTTTTGGGAAAACCGAGATTGCCATCCGGGCCGCCTTTAAGGCAGTGGCAGACAGTAAGCAGGTGGCTGTCCTCGTTCCAACCACCATCCTGGCATTGCAGCATTATAACACGTTTAAGGAAAGATTAAAGGAGTTTCCGGCAAATGTGGAATACATGAACCGCTTCAAATCGCCGAAAGAGCAAAAGAAAATCATTGAAAGCACGGCAAACGGAGCAACCGATATTCTGATAGGGACACACAGGCTGATCAGCAAGGATATCCGGTTCAAGGATCTCGGTTTGCTTATCATCGATGAAGAGCAAAAATTCGGAGTAGCTGCAAAGGAAAGACTGAAAGCCATACGGGTGAATGTGGATACCCTGACGCTCACGGCTACACCTATTCCGCGCACTCTGCAGTTTTCTCTCATGGGAGCCCGCGACCTTTCCATTATTAACACACCACCACCCAACCGCTATCCGGTTCAGACAGAAATAAGGAGTTTCGGCGAAGACCTGATACGCGAAGCAATTTATTACGAGATTGACCGCGGGGGGCAAGTGTTTTTCGTTCATAACCGCGTGCAAAATATTCAGGACGTGGAGCAGATGCTGCACAAATTCTGTCCGGATGTCAGGATCGCTGTGGCCCATGGGCAAATGGAAGGACATAAACTGGAGAATGTCATGCTGGGCTTTATTAACCAGGATTACGATGTCCTCCTGGCAACAACCATTATTGAGTCCGGACTGGATATTCCGAATGTGAATACCATTATTATTAATGATGCACACAATTTTGGTTTGAGCGATCTGCATCAACTCAGAGGAAGGGTTGGCCGGACCAACAAGAAGGCTTTTTGTTATCTGCTTACCATGCCTTTATCGGCTTTGACCCCTGAAGCCAGAAAAAGATTAAAAGCCATTGAGGAATTTTCTGATCTGGGAAGCGGATTTAATATCGCGATGCGTGATCTTGATATTCGCGGTGCAGGGAATATCCTTGGTGCAGAACAAAGCGGGTTCATTTCCGAAATCGGCTTTGAGATGTACCAGAAAATACTGGATGAAGCCATCCTGGAACTCAAAGAAACAGATTTCAAAGAGTTCTTTAAGGAAGAACAGGCTGGCAGAGACCTTGTTTCCGACTGCCAGATTGAAACCGACCTTGAATTGCTGATCCCTGATCACTATGTTACCAATATCGCAGAAAGACTGAGCTTATATCGGACTCTCGATAATGCTGACAAAGAATCGGACCTGGAAGAGTTCCTACAAGCACTCCTCGACCGGTTCGGCCCCGTTCCGGATTCTGTCAAAGGGCTCGCTGATGCTATCCGACTGCGCTGGCTTGCGAAAAAAGCCGGATTTGAAAAGATCATCCTGAAAAATCAGCGCATGATCATACAGTTTATTTCCAACCAGGATTCACCATATTACCAAACCTCTGTTTTTACCGGTATCCTGAAATATGTGCAATCAAACCCACGTAAATGCCTTATAAAAGATAAAGGAGAAAAGCTGTTTCTTACCCTTTTTGAGATCCGGTCGGTTATGCAGGCAATGGAAGAGGTCAGGGAAATGTTGAAGCCTTAA
- a CDS encoding endonuclease/exonuclease/phosphatase family protein encodes MHYYRVSGIILALLLGTSIIVWGQKEPTYRVACIGFYNLENLFDTINDPLTNDEEFLPDKANAWTDKRFREKLDNMAHVVSLLGTEITPDGAAIMGFSEIENRYVLEELIKTKHLKHRKYEIVHFDSPDYRGVDVGLIYQPRYFTVLNSKSHELVFTDAPDFKTRDQLVVTGILDGDTIHIIVNHWPSRRGGTERSEPRRVAAAQLTRAIADSLIDIYKNARIVVMGDLNDNPTDASVKKYLRVDGETDDLQPESLYNPFEPLFRKGIGTTAYRDVWNLFDMIIISESLVNAESNKYKLLKPVIFSKDFLIQQEGRYKGYPLRTFGSGIYLGGYSDHFPVYLFLAKQLD; translated from the coding sequence ATGCATTATTACAGAGTCTCCGGAATCATATTAGCCTTGTTATTAGGAACATCTATAATAGTATGGGGTCAAAAAGAACCAACATACAGGGTCGCTTGTATCGGTTTTTATAATCTGGAAAACTTGTTTGATACCATCAATGATCCACTAACCAACGATGAAGAATTTCTACCCGACAAAGCCAATGCATGGACAGACAAGCGTTTCAGAGAAAAACTCGACAACATGGCGCATGTAGTTTCCCTGTTGGGAACTGAAATCACCCCGGATGGAGCTGCAATTATGGGTTTCAGTGAGATAGAAAACCGATATGTCCTGGAAGAACTTATTAAAACAAAGCACTTAAAACACCGGAAATATGAGATCGTTCATTTTGATTCTCCGGATTACCGTGGGGTTGATGTAGGATTAATTTATCAGCCCAGGTACTTCACCGTACTCAATTCAAAATCCCATGAACTTGTCTTTACAGATGCACCGGATTTTAAGACCAGGGACCAGTTGGTTGTAACCGGGATATTAGATGGTGACACTATACATATTATTGTCAACCACTGGCCTTCAAGGCGAGGTGGGACAGAAAGGTCAGAACCGAGAAGGGTAGCGGCCGCCCAGCTGACAAGGGCCATTGCCGATTCATTAATAGATATATATAAGAATGCCAGGATCGTGGTAATGGGAGACCTGAATGACAATCCAACCGATGCAAGCGTAAAGAAATATCTCAGGGTAGATGGAGAGACCGATGATCTTCAACCGGAAAGCCTTTATAATCCGTTTGAACCCTTATTCCGAAAAGGGATAGGCACTACTGCTTACCGTGATGTCTGGAATCTTTTCGATATGATCATTATATCGGAATCGCTTGTCAACGCTGAATCAAATAAATATAAACTTTTAAAGCCCGTTATCTTTTCAAAAGATTTTCTGATACAACAGGAAGGCCGGTATAAAGGCTATCCGCTAAGGACATTCGGCAGCGGAATTTACCTGGGAGGATATTCAGATCATTTCCCTGTATATCTTTTCCTGGCAAAGCAACTGGATTAA